A segment of the Synechococcus sp. MEDNS5 genome:
TCTCTGCGCCGAGGTGGCCTTGTTCCGGATCATTCATGGCTGACCTGCGGCCTCCCGCAGTTGCTTCTTTTTTTCGACAGGATTGAGTTTTGTTGCAGAGCCCGTGATCGCACTCGTCCGTCGCCTGGCCGGGCCTGCCGCCGCCGCCACTGGTGTTCTGGGCCTTGCTGTTTCCGGCACGGTCTGGAATTTCTACGGACGCCTGCCCGGCCTGAGCGGAACCATTGCCTCGCTGCTAGTTCTGGCTGTGGGCTTGGTGCTTCTGCGGCCACTCCCCCAGCCTGCGCTGCCCGAGCCAGCTCTGCCCGAGCCACAAGTTATCGCTGCAGATCCAGTGGCCTCCGGTGAGTCGCTCACCACCGCTGAGGCCATCGCCCGTGAACTGGCTGCTGAGGAGAGCCGCAAGCCTGAGGTGGTTCTGGTGACTTACGCACCCGAGAATCTGCTCCCCGGCAACACCCTTCCGGTTCGCAAGCGTCGCCCTGGAGCATCGTTCAAGCCTTATCGGGAAATGACCGACGAACTCTTCAAGAGTTGACAACCCCTGATTGATTCATGACAGGAAATCTGCAGGCCATCGGGTTTCTCTTCGCCTGGGTTCTTGGCTGGGGCGTTGGTGGATCGTTGATCGATGCCGGATTGATCGAGTTCGGGGTTTATTCCCTGGAAAACGGCCAGATCGGCACCGCCATCACCTTTGTTTTTTGGTCTCTGCTGTGGGGCTGGGGTGGATTCAGGCTTTACCAGACCCTCACCAACTCCAGCGCGTCACAGGACGATCCCTGAGCAATCCCCTTTTGCTTCATCACGACCTGTCGCGGGCGGATGCTGTTACCAGTAACCCTCCTCGAGGTGAGGGACTGGGGATCTGCTGAAGCGTCAGGTCTTGATCCGGCGCCAGCTCCAGCCGCACGCGCTGCAGCAGCCCAACCGCCATCAGACGGATCTCCAGCTCTGCCAACGCCTTGCCCAGGCAAACTCGTCCCCCGCCGCCGAAGGGCAACAGGGTTTGGGTGAACGATCCATCCAGGTGCCGTTGCGGCCTGATGTCCGCCAGGTCGCAGGAGCCATCGCCAAGGTTTGGTGAAAGCGCCACCTGAATCACCCGATCCTCTGGTATCTCCACATCCCCTAATTGAACGGTGTCCTTGGTTTTGCGGAAGAACCCTCCCACTGGCGGCGTCAGGCGCATCACCTCCAGCACGGTGGCGTCTAGTCGAGGGCAGCTTCGGCCGTCCAGGTTGGGCCAGGACTGATCCAGCAGTTCCGGCAGCAGCCATTGCTCCACGTCGGGGTTGAGCAATAGGGCGCGCATCAGACAGCTCAACGACGACGCGGTGGTTTCGTAACCGGCGAACAGCAGCAGAAGCAGTTGTTCCACAAGATCGTCATCGCTGAGAGGAATCCCAGCTTCATCCAGGCCACCGCTGAGCAGATCCAGGCCTCCCCGCTCCGTTGATCTCTGAGCCAGAACCTGTTGCAGGCGACCCAGCAGGCGCTTCTTGGCCTCCAGGGCCTTGGCGAAGGGCGTGCCAGGAATGGCGATGGGAATCGAGAACAGGGCCCGGGTCCAGAT
Coding sequences within it:
- a CDS encoding cytochrome P450, yielding MTARSLPSTGAVTGLKETLDFFRDPQFAQKRFTSHGDVFETRLLNQRLVFIRGEQPIADLFAQGDALEGWWPESVRQLLGSRSLANRSGEGHKARRRVVGQLFSAAALSRYTPSIATLVEELADDLIQAQSPVQLVPCMRRFAFAVIATTVLGLDASDRQALFADFEIWTRALFSIPIAIPGTPFAKALEAKKRLLGRLQQVLAQRSTERGGLDLLSGGLDEAGIPLSDDDLVEQLLLLLFAGYETTASSLSCLMRALLLNPDVEQWLLPELLDQSWPNLDGRSCPRLDATVLEVMRLTPPVGGFFRKTKDTVQLGDVEIPEDRVIQVALSPNLGDGSCDLADIRPQRHLDGSFTQTLLPFGGGGRVCLGKALAELEIRLMAVGLLQRVRLELAPDQDLTLQQIPSPSPRGGLLVTASARDRS